From the Flavobacterium gyeonganense genome, the window TTATGTTACACAAACCCTTGGCACTTGCGAATCTCCAATTTCGTTAGCTATTAAGGCATACAATCCTCTTTTGTCTATTAATGATACTGAAAAATCTGATGTGTTATTGACATTGTATCCAAATCCGGTAAAAGATGTTTTGCATTTTAATGTTGAAACTGAGATTAATAAAATTGTTATTTTTGATATGCATGGAAAAAAATTGCTCGAAAAAACACTAAATGGAGATTATAAAATAAATGTTCAGTCTTTGGTTCAGGGAGTTTATATGGTTCAGTTTTTTCAAAATGAAAAGGAAATGAAAACACTTAAATTTATTAAAAATTAAAATAGACATATACAAAGTAGTTAAATGGCCCTGTCAATTCTGACAGGGCTTTTTTATATAATAATTATTTCCGCCTGAATAAAATTAAATTAACATTTAAAACATGTATAAATACTCTTTTCTTATTTATTCTATATTAGTAAATTTAAAATATTGAAAATCAGTATTTTTATTATTATTTTTTAGTAAATTTGATTCACTCCCCACTGTATCAGGCAAAATAATATACTCTACTTCTGTTGTTTTTTCAATCTTGTTTGGTTGTAGCTTCTGTTTATTTCAAACAATAAAACACAATATATTATTAATTTAAATCAGCTGCTATGGCAACAGTACCTCCGGACAAAAAGAGTAATTACGAAAAGTTATTCGCTTCCTGTGTTATAAAGGAAGCTAAATACCCTGAAATTGACAAAATAACAGCAAAAATGGTTTTGAATAAATCCAGATACCAATCTGTGGGTGACCGGTTAGATATCCCGTGGTTTGTCATCGCAATTATACATTGTATGGAAGCTAGTCTGAAGTTCGATACGCATTTGCACAATGGCGATCCTCTTAAAGAACGTACAGTGCAAGTCCCTGCAGGGCGGCCAAAGATAGGAAACCCGCCATTTACATGGGAAGAAAGTGCCAAAGATGCTTTAGTGTATGACAAACTTAATACCTGGACAGACTGGAGTATTGCCGGAATACTTTATAAATTGGAACTCTACAACGGATTAGGCTATTACAGGCAAGGAATTAATTCGCCTTATTTGTGGAGCTATTCTAATCATTATACAAAAGGAAAATATGTTCAGGATGGACGATATGATCCCACTGCTATTTCTAAGCAGTGCGGTGCTGCAGTATTGTTACGACGTATGAGCGAACAAAAGCTGATAACACTGCCAAATAGTAATTTAGTGGAACAAATCATTGCATTGGGAAATAAAACACTATACTATTCCGGTACCGTTACCAATGAAGCTAAAGAATTACAAACGCTTCTGAACAGGGCTGGCAGTATACTTAGGGTTGATGGTAAGGCAGGTGAAAGAACTTCTACAGAATATTTTAAATTCAGCAACAACTATCTAAAAGGAGATCCAAGAGAAGTCTAGAAAAACTTAGTTTTCTAAATAATTAAATATTTTTTTGCTATCAGATACCGATCGGTATTTTTGCTATATTTGTTTTTTGAAATTTCTTTATTTTAATCTGCACTTATGAATACCTCTGAATTTATATTAGATAAAATAGCTCCTATTTTTAATAAGCAAGGCTATGTCGGAACTAGCCTTTCAGATATAACAAATGCAACCGGGCTTACCAAAGGCGCTATTTATTGCAATTTTTTAAATAAGGAGGATTTAGCATTAAAATCATTTCAGTTAAATGTAAATCTGGCTATAAAACCACTTTTCAGAATAATTGCCAATACACCAGGCAGTTTGAATAAATTGCAAGCTATAACAAATTACCATCGAAATTATTATGATTTAGTCAAAGAGCGTGGCGGATGTCCTATGCTGCGAGTAGGCGTTGATACAAAGTATATAAATCCCCTACTTTTTGAAGAAGCTCAAAAATTATCCCTGAGATTTACTACCGGATTGGTAAATATTATACAGGAAGGCATTGACACTAATGAAATCAAAAAAGATACTAATCCGCTTCAATATGCCCAAATCATTTTATCGTTAATGGAAGGAAGCTCACTTCTGGCATTTACTCATGATGATTCATCGTACATCCTAAATGCGATGACCCATGTCGATAACATATTAATTGCCAGCATAAAAAAAGAATAAAATTTTTTTAACCTTACAGATACCGATTGGTATTTGTGTAATTTATTTCAAAAATGAATAAAATATTAAAAACAAAAAGAAAAATCAGATTTCAGGACTGTGATCCTTTTAATCATTTAAACAATTCAAAATACCTCGAATATTTTATTAATGTTCGTGAAGACCAGATTGCAGAAAATTATGATCTGGATATTTTTAAATATATGAAAACAACAGGGCTTAGCTGGGTTGTTGCTTCCAATCAGATAAGTTATGTAAGACCAGCCTTTACAATGGAAACAGTAGTAATAGAATCTCAATTGATTCAGTATACTGAAAATCTTCTTCTGGTTGAAATGAAAATGTGGAATGAAGATGAAACAGAATTAAAAGCTGTCCTCTGGATAAAGTTTATTCATTATAATATTCAGGCAAAAAAAGTCACAAATCATTCTGATGATTTAATGAAACTATTTCAATCTGTTGTAGTTCCTGTCAATCAGTCAATTTTTGAAAACAGATATTTAGAAATTATTCAAGAATTAAAAAATCGTACCTATACTGATTCTTGATTAATTATAAGGGGATTTTATAACTTTTCAAAATGATTATATAAGTTAACCTGTCTTATTTGAGATAATTTTATGAAAATTTAAAACTTACGAGATATGGACACAAATAATCAAAATCCGAAAAACACTAAAAACGGTAGTTCCGATCACCGTGTAGATACAAGAAAACATCAGTATAAAGATCATGATGAAGTCTTAACAAACGATAAAAATTATGATCCCGAAACTCAAAAATTCAAAGGAAAAGAACCTGAGTTTGATGATAAACTGAATAATGAAGAAAAAAAATAAAAATTAAAACGTCTCAATAACAACATTTTGAGGCGTTTTTCTATTTCTGTGAAATCCTGTAATTCAAAAGAGATAGATTATATGCGCTTTATTTGCTAAATTAGATGTATGAAAACAAAACCAGATGTAATAATCATTGGCGGCGGTCTGGCAGGTTTGACAGCAGCCATACATCTTTCTAAAAAAGGATTAAAGGTAATCTTAATCGAAAAATCAGAGTATCCGCGGCATAAGGTATGCGGAGAGTATATTTCTAATGAAGTCCTCCCCTATCTTCTTTGGCTTGATATAGATATTTTACAATCGAATCCCCAACAGATTTCGTCCTTTGAATTTACAACTCAAAATGGCAAAATTGCCCAAACAAAACTTCCTCTTGGCGGATTTGGTATTAGCCGATACATGCTGGATACTATTTTATATGAAAAAGCATTATCAAATGGGTGCATTATTTTAAAAGAAACGGTTACAGATATTTCTTTTGAAAATGATGAATTTTCAGTTAAAACTTCCAGTCAGATTTTACATTCAAAATTAGTATTAGGTGCTTTTGGAAAACGTTCTAATGTTGATCAGTTCTTAGAGCGGGATTTTATAAGTAAAAAATCCCCATGGCTTGCAGTGAAGGCTCATTATTCCGGCATCAGTCCTAACAATCAGGTAGCACTTCATAATTTTAACGGAGGTTACTGTGGTGTTTCAAAGGTGGAAAATGATATTATAAACATCTGTTATCTTGCAGATTATAATTCTTTCAAAAAATATAAAAATATAGAAGAGTATCAAAAAAATGTCCTTTATAAAAACAAACAGCTTAAATCTGTTTTTGAAAACAGTACACTCTTGTTTGATAAGCCTCTTACTATCAGCCAGATTTCTTTTGATAAAAAACGACCAGTAGAAGACCATGTTTTGATGATTGGCGATGCTGCAGGGCTTATTCATCCAATGTGCGGAAATGGTATGGCGATGGCCATACACAGCGCAAAAATAGCATCAGAATTAATACTTGAATATCATACAGGAACAATAAGTTCAAGAGCTATTTTAGAAAAAAAATATGCAGCACAATGGCAGAAAAATTTTGGAAGAAGATTAGCAATGGGAAGGATTTTGGCAAGTGTCTTAACCAATAAACCAATAACAAACATATTTGTGTCGGTCGTTGCCTCAATGCCAGCAATATTATCTCAAATAATCAAACAGACACACGGTAAACCAATAGCAGTTAAATGGCAATAAACACAAAATACAGAACACAGGAAGCCGAAATAATGGACGATTTTTCACTTCAGGGAAGAGAACTCCGTGCTGCTCTTGATCAGATTGCCCGTATTAATCAATTGCTTGGAGGCAATAAGGTTACACTTCACGGAATAAAAGAAATAATAAAAAAATTAATGTTTCCCACACAATCGTAATTGCTGATGTAGGCTGCGGTAACGGCGATATGCTGAGAATGCTGGCCGATTATGGATTAAAAAACAATCTTAAATTTAAGCTTATCGGAATTGATGCCAATGCTTTTACTGTAAATTATGCCCAAACATTATCTAATGATTACTCCAATATTGAGTATTTGTGTCTGGATATTTTTAGCGAAGAATTTTCTACAATTAACTATGATATTGTACTATGCACCCTCACGCTGCACCATTTTACGAATGAACAAATATTAAATATAATTACTACCTTTAATAATAACGCAGGCATTGGTATTGTTATCAATGATTTGCATCGCAGTAAATTGGCTTACAGGCTTTTTAAATTGATTTGTATCGTTTTTAGTCTGGGCAAAATGTCGCGTGAAGATGGTCTGGTATCTATTTTAAGAGGATTTCGAAAAAATGAACTGGAAGCATTTTCCAAAAAACTGAATTTAAAAAACTATACGATAAATTGGAAATGGGCTTTCCGCTACCAATGGATAATTACAAAAATATGAGTGTCAAAATAATAACTGTTGTTAAACAACTCCCGCAATATTCAAGAACAACAGAAGAAATACTTCCGCTTTTGGATGGCTGGCTGATGGGTCAGGAAGAACGTTTTATAAAAAAAGTAAAAAAAATATTTGAAGGTGCTGCGGTAAGCAAACGGTATTCAATAATGGATCCGCTGGAGGTTTTTACAGCTACTTCTTTTGAAGATAAAAATGATATTTACAGTCGGGAAATGATTGTTTTGGGCGAAAAAGTTTTAGAAAAAGCGCTCGCTAAGGCAAGCTGGGATCCGCAAAGCGTTGACTATATTATTACTGTAAGCTGCACTGGTATCATGATTCCTTCTTTAGATGCGTATCTGATCAATAAGATGAATCTCAGACAGGACATCGTGCGTTTGCCTGTTACAGAAATGGGTTGCGCTGCAGGAATTTCTGGTATTATATATGCCAAAAACTTTCTGAAGGCTAATCCGGGAAAACGTGCTGTAGTGATAGCGGCTGAGTCCCCTACTGCAACATTTCAGCTTAATGATTTTTCGATGCCGAATATTGTAAGCGCTGCTATATTTGGTGATGGCGTGGCATGCTGTCTTTTATCATCGTATGAAGAAGATAATGGTCCTGAAATACTGGATGAGCAAATGTATCATTTTTATGATGCGGAACATATGATGGGTTTTAAACTTACCAATACCGGTTTGCAAATGGTATTGGATATTAAAGTCCCGGATACGATTGCCGCTCACTTTGGAAATATTATCCATCCATTTCTGAAGAAAAATGATTTAGAAATAAAAGATATTGATCATATGATATTTCATCCCGGAGGAAAAAAATTGTCAATACAGTTGAATCTCTTTTTGCAGACCTGGATAAAAATATTGATGACACAAAAGAAGTATTAAAACAATACGGAAACATGTCGAGTGCTACTGTTCTTTATGTTTTGGAAAGAATTATGAATAGTAATCCAAAGAATGGAGAAAAAGGACTAATGCTTAGCTTTGGTCCTGGATTTTCTGCTCAAAGAGTATTGTTGCAATGGTAAAAATTATCAGATAAAAACAAAATGAACCTGAACGAAATTATAGAAAAATTACCTTACACAGAACCTTTTCTGTTTGTAGATGAACTGCTTCATGTCGATGAAAACAGCATTTCAGGAACTTATACTTTTAAAGAAGACCTCGACTTTTATAAAGGTCATTTTAAAGGAAATCCAGTAACGCCTGGTGTAATCCTGACAGAAACTATGGCTCAGATAGGCATGGTTTGCCTTGGAATCTATCTGTTAGGTGATGCCTTTAACAAGGAAACGGTCATTGCTTTCACTTCTGCCGATATGCAGTTTTTAAAAGCTGTATATCCTAATGAAAAAATTACGGTAACGGCTCAAAAAACATTTTTCAGGTTTGGAAAATTAAAATGTGAGGCTGTAATGAAAAACGAAGCCGGACAGGAAGTCTGCAAAGGAATTTTGGCCGGAATGATAACAACAAAATTATGAGTAAACGGGTTGTAATAACAGGTCTTGGTGTAGCAGCTCCAAATGGTGTTGGAATTCCTGCGTTTACCTCTGCCATTAAAAATGGATTATCGGGTATAAGACATGATGCACAATTGCAGGAACTACAATTTTCCTGTCAGATTGCAGGTAAGCCTGAAATAACCGAAGAACTCAAATCACAATATTTTACAGATCTTGAATTACGCGGGTTTAATAGTACAGGTATTTTGTACGGTGTTATCGCAGGTATGGAAGCCTGGAAAAATGCGGGATTACCATTAGAAATTAATGATGAACCAGATTGGGACAGCGGAACTATTTTTGGAACCGGAACTTCGGGAATTGATAAATTTCGCGAAAGCATTTATAAAATAGACGAATTGCAGACGCGAAAATTAGGGAGTACCGTCGTTGCTCAGACTATGAATAGTGGTATAAGTGCTTATCTTGGAGGCAAACTCGGTTTAGGAAATCAGGTAACCACTAATTCATCAGCCTGTTCAACCGGAACCGAAGCGATAATAATGGCTTATGATCGAATAAAATCAGGACAGGCAAAACGTATATTAGCAGGAAGTACAGGTGACAGCGGTCCGTATATTTGGGCTGGATTTGATGCACTTCGCGTATGCAGCTCAAAATATAATGAGAATCCTGAACTTGGCTCCCGCCCTATGAGTGCAACAGCAGCAGGATTTGTACCCGGAAGCGGCGCAGGCGCTTTGCTTATTGAAGATTTGGATACAGCTTTAGAACGTGGTGCTACCATTTATGCTGAAATTTTAGGTGGAAATGTAAACTCAGGAGGCCAGCGTGGAAACGGTAGTATGACCGCACCTAACAGTAACGCAGTGCAAAGATGTATTACAGATGCTATTCATAATTCAGGGATTTCTCCAACGGATATTGATGCTATAAATGGTCATCTGACAGCCACGACAAAAGACAGTCTTGAAATAGAAAACTGGACAAAAGCACTAAACCGAAAAGGAGATAATTTTCCGTATATAAATTCCCTAAAAAGCATGACTGGGCATTGTCTTAGTGGCGCCGGAAGTATTGAAAGCGTGGCAGCAGTACTACAACTTTATGAAGGTTTTTTATTTGGAAATACAAACTGCGAAGATCTCCATCCGGAAATCACGACCCTTATTGATCCTGCTAAAGTGCCTTTTAAAACGTTTAATATTGATCTAAATATTATAGCCAAAGCCAGTTTTGGTTTTGGTGATGTAAATGCCTGTATATTATTAAAAAAATATAAAAATTTATATGAATAAAGAAGAACTTATTGCCAAATTAAAAGTTATTATCAGGCCTTATACGGCTAATAATGAAGCTTATGATAATCTTACTGAGAATACAGATTTTATAAAAGATCTCGAAATCAATTCGGCTAATCTGGTCGATATTGTACTCGATATTGAAGAAAATTTCGACGTTGTCATTGATAATACAGATATGGAAAGAATGCTGGATGTGAAAACGGCAGTCGAAATAATTGAAACTAAATTAGCTGCAAAATGATTGGCAATGACGTGATAGACATACAACAGTCACGTCAGGAAAGCAACTGGCAGCGGAAAGGATTTTTAGAAAAACTGTTCACCGCAGAAGAACAGTTTTTTATACAACAGGATCCTAATCCGGAAATTATGGTATGGGTGTTTTGGAGTATGAAAGAAGCGGCATATAAAATCTATAACCGCGAGACAAAACGAAGAGAATATATTCCTAAAAAATTAATTTGTAAAATTGTATCTATCGACAACAATTGTATCAGAGGTCAGGTAAGCTGTGGCGAAAATAGCTATCATACAAAAACCGCAATTTCAGATGATAGTATACATACGATTGCGGTTAGCTGTTTTAGTAACTTAAATAATGTATTTGAAATTGATAAAACTGAAATATTTAAAGACCAATATGGAATTCCTTATTTAAGTAATAACAGTAAATCAACTAAAGATGTGTCAGTTAGCAATCATGGTAGATTTGAAAAAATAGTTACTATTATTTAAAGTTGATAAAATTTAATTATTACTTTTAAATAAAAAAGCTTTTTTGTAATTGAATAGAAACTAAAAAAATGCTTGAGAATTTTCCTTTTTATCTGGGCCTGCTAATCGTTATTTTATTGCTGATTATGCTGGCTAATAAAATAAAAGTAGCATATCCAGTTTTATTGGTATTAGCCGGATTGGTTATCAGTTTTGTTCCGGGTGTACCTGTTATAAATATAGATCCGGAACTTATTTTTTTTATTTTTTTGCCCCCTTTATTATATGAAGCGGCCTGGACGGTTTCGTGGAAAGAAATGTGGCGATGGAGGAGAATTATTACAAGTTTTGCTTTTGTGGTTGTGTTTCTGTCAGCACTTTCAGTAGCGTTAGTTGCCAATTATTTTATTCCGGGATTTTCAATGGCATTGGGTTTTGTTTTGGGTGGAATCGTATCTCCTCCTGACGCCGTAAGTGCAGGTGCTATATTGAAATTTGTCAAAGTACCAAAAACCTTATCCTCTATTTTGGAAGGTGAAAGTTTATTGAATGATGCTTCTTCTTTGATAATTTTCAGATTCGCAATGATTGCTGTGGCAACAGAGCAATTTATATTTTCTAAAGCAGCAACAACTTTTAGCTGGATGATAATTGGCGGTGTGTCGATTGGTCTGTTTATTGGATGGCTTTTTATGAAGGCTCATAAATACTTGCCTACAGATGCTAATTCTGATATCGTTTTATCTTTGCTGACACCTTACATTATATATCTGGCTGCTGAAGAAGTACACTGTTCAGGTGTTTTGGCTGTAGTAAGCGGAGGTTTGCTTTTATCTAACAACAGACATCGTTTTCTTAACAGCAAATCCCGGCTTCGTGGTGTGAATGTTTGGGAAAGTTTCTGTTTTATTCTGAACGGATTCGTTTTTATGCTTATCGGATTAGATTTGCCCCAGATTACAAACGGCCTTGAAGAAGTCAGCCTGCCTTCAGCAATTGGTTATGGTGTATTAATAACACTGGTTTTGATCGTCAGTCGGATACTTTCCTCATATGGCGCTGTAGTTGTAACTTTAATTGCCCGTAATTTCATAACTGTAGCTGACACAAGAAATCCTGGCATGAAAGTACCTTTTATCCTGGGCTGGACCGGTATGAGAGGCGTTGTTTCACTGGCTGCAGCCTTATCAATACCTGTTTATTTGAATAATGGTAATGGTTTCCCTCAGCGAAACCTGATCTTGTTTATCACCTTCGTTGTAATTCTTTTGACATTATTAATTCAGGGATTGACATTGCCTTATTTTATTAAAAAAATAAAGCTTACAGATATTTACGATCCGACACCCCGCGATGAAGCTTACAATCAATTGCGACAAGAATTAGCCCAATATGCGCTGCATTATTTAAAAACGAATTACAACGATCAGTTAGACTCTAATACTCCTTTGAAGTATCTTATCAAGAGATGGGAACAGCATAGTAATGGAATTGATGATGAATCTATTGGCACTGATCTCAAGGTTATTTACCTCGATTTGCTGCATAAACAGAGAGAATGGCTGGTGAATAAAAACAAAGAGGATCAGACTTTAGACGAATCAATAATTAGGCGACAAATGCATTATCTGGATATTGAAGAAGAAAAATTAAGATACATTTGAGTTTAAATTAACTATGTAAAGTTCAGTGTAAGATTCAAATGTATCTATATCAGCTATATTATTTTGCGTTATAATTTCCCTAACCTCATTTTTATTTCTGTTGATAATTTGCTTAGCTCCTTGATCATTCGACAATGTGATAAGTTCTGAGAAAAATTTTGCCGGAAAAAGAACGGGTACTCCTCGGTAATCTTCTTTTCTGGTTATCACAATAGCTTCTTTTTCTGTGTTGTGAAGTGCTATTATTGTATTTAAATGATGGCTGCTAATAAATGGCTGATCTGCCAAAACAAATAAAACGGCATTCATATCCGTATATTTTTTATTTATTTCAGCTGTTGCCAATGCTATAGAACTCCCCAATCCTTGCTGCCAGTTTTCATTGATTAGAATATTGGCTGGCGATAAATCTATTTTTTCTCTAATTTCATTTGTATAAGCGCCCAGAACGACAAATACTTCAACTGCCTCAACTAAACATGTATTTTCGATAACACTGCCTAATAAAGTTGAATTTTTCCATGGTAGCAACTGCTTCGATTGCCCCATTCTTTTCGAATTTCCTGCAGCTAATATTACGATGGCGATTTGATCCATTATTTCTACTTAGTTTAAGAATGAATAGCACTGATTTTATATTTTAAGGATATAGGTTCCTCTTTTCGTACTACAGAAAGTATTTCAGCAATAATACTAATAGCAATTTCCTGAGGTGTTTCTGCACCAATACTGATACCTGATGGGCCATAAGTTACATCGAGCAGACCTTCATTATAAGAATCCGTAAATTCAAAAAAATCGTTTACTATCTGATTTCTTCTCTTAACAGGACCCAAAAGTCCTAAATAAGCTGGTTGCGCATTTTTTAATCCGATAAGGTACTTTAAATCGGTTGAATAACTGTGTGTCATTAAAACAACTGCTGTTTCACTATCAATAGAAAGTGAGTCAATTTCTTCAGGAACAAGATGTAAAACCTGATTTGCACCTGGAAAATTAGCAATGGTTTTAGGATCTTTTACAGATGCCACAATGGTAACTTCCCAACCAGTCAATGAGGCAAAATGACATAATTGTACAGCATCGTGTTCTGATCCAATGATAATTAAATGAAAGCGCGGCTGAAGAATTTGTTTGTAAGAAGTCAATTCTTTATCTAATTGAGTATTCGAAAAAGACAGTTTCATTCCTTCGAAATGAAACTCGGAACCTAGTCCCGGCTGAATTCCTTCCGTTTTGGTATAAAAAGATTCAATTTCAAAAGTTTGTCTTTTCTTCACAACACTCTCTAAAGCATCTAAAACAGCTGTATCAGGAGAAAAAGGTTCCAAAAGAATATATAGAATACCTTCGCATCCCAGTCGGTACCTTCCATCATAAACCATGATTTTTGCTTTGTGATCCAAAAATACAGACTGGGATTGTTTGAGGATTTCACTTTCAACACAGCCTCCGCTCACAGCTCCAGTCATTGAATTGTTTTCAAAAATCAGCATACGCACACCTGGTCTTCTGTATGAGGAACCTTCGATAGTCACTACGGTAGCCATAACGCTTTTAAGTCCGATTGCCTGTGCTAAAATGTATGATTCTTTTAATTTTAATAATTCGTGCATCATACTTTAATCCTTTTTTGCAATAATTTTTCCCTTAGCATTTGAATATTTACTAATTGATTAAACTGTTCCAAGGCTGAAAGGCAAAGTTCTGATTCGTTTTCCTGTCAAATCAAATATAGCATTGGTTAATGCGGGAGCAAAAGGCGGTAGCGCCGGTTCTCCTACTCCGCCTGCATCTTCTTCATTCTCTATGATATGCACTTCTATCAAGGGGATTTCATTAATGCGGGGCATCGGATAATCATAAAAATTATGCTGTTCTACGATATTTTCTTTGAATGTAATCTGATGTGTTGTTGCGGCACCCAGTCCCATGACAATAGAACCTTCAATCTGTGCGTGAATGATATCCGGATTTACATACCATCCA encodes:
- a CDS encoding TetR/AcrR family transcriptional regulator, with amino-acid sequence MNTSEFILDKIAPIFNKQGYVGTSLSDITNATGLTKGAIYCNFLNKEDLALKSFQLNVNLAIKPLFRIIANTPGSLNKLQAITNYHRNYYDLVKERGGCPMLRVGVDTKYINPLLFEEAQKLSLRFTTGLVNIIQEGIDTNEIKKDTNPLQYAQIILSLMEGSSLLAFTHDDSSYILNAMTHVDNILIASIKKE
- a CDS encoding acyl-CoA thioesterase, coding for MNKILKTKRKIRFQDCDPFNHLNNSKYLEYFINVREDQIAENYDLDIFKYMKTTGLSWVVASNQISYVRPAFTMETVVIESQLIQYTENLLLVEMKMWNEDETELKAVLWIKFIHYNIQAKKVTNHSDDLMKLFQSVVVPVNQSIFENRYLEIIQELKNRTYTDS
- a CDS encoding NAD(P)/FAD-dependent oxidoreductase, whose protein sequence is MKTKPDVIIIGGGLAGLTAAIHLSKKGLKVILIEKSEYPRHKVCGEYISNEVLPYLLWLDIDILQSNPQQISSFEFTTQNGKIAQTKLPLGGFGISRYMLDTILYEKALSNGCIILKETVTDISFENDEFSVKTSSQILHSKLVLGAFGKRSNVDQFLERDFISKKSPWLAVKAHYSGISPNNQVALHNFNGGYCGVSKVENDIINICYLADYNSFKKYKNIEEYQKNVLYKNKQLKSVFENSTLLFDKPLTISQISFDKKRPVEDHVLMIGDAAGLIHPMCGNGMAMAIHSAKIASELILEYHTGTISSRAILEKKYAAQWQKNFGRRLAMGRILASVLTNKPITNIFVSVVASMPAILSQIIKQTHGKPIAVKWQ
- a CDS encoding methyltransferase domain-containing protein, which produces MLRMLADYGLKNNLKFKLIGIDANAFTVNYAQTLSNDYSNIEYLCLDIFSEEFSTINYDIVLCTLTLHHFTNEQILNIITTFNNNAGIGIVINDLHRSKLAYRLFKLICIVFSLGKMSREDGLVSILRGFRKNELEAFSKKLNLKNYTINWKWAFRYQWIITKI
- a CDS encoding 3-hydroxyacyl-ACP dehydratase FabZ family protein encodes the protein MNLNEIIEKLPYTEPFLFVDELLHVDENSISGTYTFKEDLDFYKGHFKGNPVTPGVILTETMAQIGMVCLGIYLLGDAFNKETVIAFTSADMQFLKAVYPNEKITVTAQKTFFRFGKLKCEAVMKNEAGQEVCKGILAGMITTKL
- a CDS encoding beta-ketoacyl-[acyl-carrier-protein] synthase family protein, with amino-acid sequence MSKRVVITGLGVAAPNGVGIPAFTSAIKNGLSGIRHDAQLQELQFSCQIAGKPEITEELKSQYFTDLELRGFNSTGILYGVIAGMEAWKNAGLPLEINDEPDWDSGTIFGTGTSGIDKFRESIYKIDELQTRKLGSTVVAQTMNSGISAYLGGKLGLGNQVTTNSSACSTGTEAIIMAYDRIKSGQAKRILAGSTGDSGPYIWAGFDALRVCSSKYNENPELGSRPMSATAAGFVPGSGAGALLIEDLDTALERGATIYAEILGGNVNSGGQRGNGSMTAPNSNAVQRCITDAIHNSGISPTDIDAINGHLTATTKDSLEIENWTKALNRKGDNFPYINSLKSMTGHCLSGAGSIESVAAVLQLYEGFLFGNTNCEDLHPEITTLIDPAKVPFKTFNIDLNIIAKASFGFGDVNACILLKKYKNLYE
- a CDS encoding acyl carrier protein — protein: MNKEELIAKLKVIIRPYTANNEAYDNLTENTDFIKDLEINSANLVDIVLDIEENFDVVIDNTDMERMLDVKTAVEIIETKLAAK
- a CDS encoding 4'-phosphopantetheinyl transferase family protein, with translation MIGNDVIDIQQSRQESNWQRKGFLEKLFTAEEQFFIQQDPNPEIMVWVFWSMKEAAYKIYNRETKRREYIPKKLICKIVSIDNNCIRGQVSCGENSYHTKTAISDDSIHTIAVSCFSNLNNVFEIDKTEIFKDQYGIPYLSNNSKSTKDVSVSNHGRFEKIVTII
- a CDS encoding Na+/H+ antiporter, with the translated sequence MLENFPFYLGLLIVILLLIMLANKIKVAYPVLLVLAGLVISFVPGVPVINIDPELIFFIFLPPLLYEAAWTVSWKEMWRWRRIITSFAFVVVFLSALSVALVANYFIPGFSMALGFVLGGIVSPPDAVSAGAILKFVKVPKTLSSILEGESLLNDASSLIIFRFAMIAVATEQFIFSKAATTFSWMIIGGVSIGLFIGWLFMKAHKYLPTDANSDIVLSLLTPYIIYLAAEEVHCSGVLAVVSGGLLLSNNRHRFLNSKSRLRGVNVWESFCFILNGFVFMLIGLDLPQITNGLEEVSLPSAIGYGVLITLVLIVSRILSSYGAVVVTLIARNFITVADTRNPGMKVPFILGWTGMRGVVSLAAALSIPVYLNNGNGFPQRNLILFITFVVILLTLLIQGLTLPYFIKKIKLTDIYDPTPRDEAYNQLRQELAQYALHYLKTNYNDQLDSNTPLKYLIKRWEQHSNGIDDESIGTDLKVIYLDLLHKQREWLVNKNKEDQTLDESIIRRQMHYLDIEEEKLRYI
- a CDS encoding nucleotidyltransferase family protein codes for the protein MDQIAIVILAAGNSKRMGQSKQLLPWKNSTLLGSVIENTCLVEAVEVFVVLGAYTNEIREKIDLSPANILINENWQQGLGSSIALATAEINKKYTDMNAVLFVLADQPFISSHHLNTIIALHNTEKEAIVITRKEDYRGVPVLFPAKFFSELITLSNDQGAKQIINRNKNEVREIITQNNIADIDTFESYTELYIVNLNSNVS
- a CDS encoding XdhC family protein; its protein translation is MMHELLKLKESYILAQAIGLKSVMATVVTIEGSSYRRPGVRMLIFENNSMTGAVSGGCVESEILKQSQSVFLDHKAKIMVYDGRYRLGCEGILYILLEPFSPDTAVLDALESVVKKRQTFEIESFYTKTEGIQPGLGSEFHFEGMKLSFSNTQLDKELTSYKQILQPRFHLIIIGSEHDAVQLCHFASLTGWEVTIVASVKDPKTIANFPGANQVLHLVPEEIDSLSIDSETAVVLMTHSYSTDLKYLIGLKNAQPAYLGLLGPVKRRNQIVNDFFEFTDSYNEGLLDVTYGPSGISIGAETPQEIAISIIAEILSVVRKEEPISLKYKISAIHS